GGCCTGCTCGGCGTCGATGACGACCAGCGTGGCGTCGGAGTTGTCAATCACGTACGCCATCTCGTCGGCGGTGAACCGGTACGACAGCGGCACCGCGACCAGCAAGCTCTTTCGAGCGGCGTGGATCGTCACCAGCACTTCGAGCGAGTTGGGCCCGCACCACACCAGACGCTCACCCGGCCGTGCGCCGAGCGCGAGCATGCCGTTCGCGAGCTGGTTGACCTGCGCATCGAGCTCGGCGAACGTCGTGATCGATGGCCGACCGCCGCCGGCCGCGTCGACGATGACGGCGGGTGACTCACCGATCGCGGCGGCGTGCATCGTCAGAGGATCAGGCACTCTCGCTGTGCTCCCACTCGTCTCGAGCTTGTCGACCGGCTCTGCTCAGCCCGCCGCGTCGGCACCAAAGCGCCGGTAGCCTACGTCGGTGGCCGCGACGACCGTGCTCGCCGCGGTCATCTGCCCTCCCGGTCCTCCACGCGTCGGTTGGGTCGCGATCGCCGACGGGATCATCGTGGAGGTCGGCGATGGGCGGCCCCCGGGCGGAGCACACGACCTCGGGTCAAAGATCCTGGCGCCGGGCTTCATCGACCTCCAGGTCAACGGTGTTCGCGACGTCGACTTTCGTACCGCAACACAGGAGCAGTGGCGACGCGCAAGCAACGCGCTGGCGCGATGCGGGACGACCGCGTTCTGCCCGACATTTGTCAGCACAAACCTCGCCGACTACGACGCAATGCTCACCCGCGCCGCGGCAGCACGCGCCGACTCAGCCGCCGAGCCCGGCCACGCGTCGATCCTCGGCATCCATCTGGAAGGACCGTTCCTCGGTGGAGCACCGGGCGCGCACCGGCGCGACGTGCTCGTGCCCGCGGACCTGGCCTGGCTGAACGCGCTCCTGCTCACACACGCCGACCTCGTGCGAGTCGTGACGCTCGCTCCCGAGGCCGATCTGGGTCTCACGGCGACCCGAACCCTCAGCACCGCCGGGGTGATCGTGGCCCTGGGTCATTCGACAGCTACGTACGACGAGGCCATCGCAGCTGCGGATGCGGGCGCGACGGTCGTCACGCACCTGTTCAACGGAATGGGTCCGTTCCATCACCGCGAACCTGGGCTCGTCGGTGCCGCGCTCGATGACGACCGCCTCACTCCAACATTGATCGCGGATCTCGTGCACGTGCACCCCGCGTCACTCCGTCTGGCCATCGCGCGCAAGGCGAACATCGCCCTGGTGAGCGACGTCGTCGCCGACGACGGGCACGACCAGGAAGCTGTTCGAACGGCCGACGGCCGGCTCGCGGGAGCAACGACGCTGCTCGACCGCGCCGTTGGAAACGTCGTCATGCTCGGCGAGTCGATCGAACGGGCGATCACGATGGCCACCGCGGTTCCGGCTCGAGTCGCAGGGTTCGGCGACCGCGGCACGATCGCCGTCGGCAATCGGGCCGATCTCGTGGCACTCGACCCCACATCACTCACCGTCGAGGACGTCTGGATCGCGGGCGATCACGTTCGCGACAACCCGCGATCTAGCGTGTCAGCGTGAACCAGTTCGCGGCCGCACTGTCGCGGCATCCGCTCGCTGCACACGCGGTGGGCGAGACGGCGGGCTCGGTCATGGAGCAGCTCGACGGTGAGGACCCCGATCTCGTCGTCTGCTTCGCGTCACCGCACTTCGTCGGCGCGCTCGACGACCTCGTTCATGCGTTGCGCAACCTCTTGAACCCGCGCGTGCTGCTCGGCGCCACCACCGTGGCCGTGATCGGCAACGCCGAGGAGGTCGAGGACGAACCGGCGTTCTCGTTGTTCGCGGCGTCCCTGCCCGAAGCACAGATCACACCGACGACCCTGACCGTGGAGCAGACGCCAGACGGTCCCGCCATCGTCGGCTGGCCCGACCTCGATGGCGCACCACCCACGCTGCTGCTCCTCGCCGATCCATTCACCTTTCCGGTCGATGCGTTTCTGCGACGGCTCGACGAGGACCGCCCCGGCTTGCGCATCGTCGGCGGTGTCGCATCGGCCAACATGCGCCCCGGCGGGAACCGTGTCGTCCTCGACGCTGACGTGCGCGAGACCGGGGCAGTGGGCGT
This genomic window from Acidimicrobiia bacterium contains:
- a CDS encoding amidohydrolase family protein, with product MAATTVLAAVICPPGPPRVGWVAIADGIIVEVGDGRPPGGAHDLGSKILAPGFIDLQVNGVRDVDFRTATQEQWRRASNALARCGTTAFCPTFVSTNLADYDAMLTRAAAARADSAAEPGHASILGIHLEGPFLGGAPGAHRRDVLVPADLAWLNALLLTHADLVRVVTLAPEADLGLTATRTLSTAGVIVALGHSTATYDEAIAAADAGATVVTHLFNGMGPFHHREPGLVGAALDDDRLTPTLIADLVHVHPASLRLAIARKANIALVSDVVADDGHDQEAVRTADGRLAGATTLLDRAVGNVVMLGESIERAITMATAVPARVAGFGDRGTIAVGNRADLVALDPTSLTVEDVWIAGDHVRDNPRSSVSA